TAATTCAGGCAAATAAATGCGTTTGCTAAAAAAATTTGCATATTTAGCATTTTTATTAGTAAAAAATTTTTGATGGTAACAACTTCCACCTGTTATAATCGCATTTTTCAATTTCATTTTTATCCTTTGAGCTGTTTCATTTCTTCTGTTATCCATTTTAAGAGACCTATACCCATTCTGCGAGCTGTATTTGTGTCAAAAATACCATAACCCAATAAATCTGCTCCTGCAGTGCTTAAAATAACCCCTTTACTTGAAGTGCGATCAATGTAGGCGACACATTGATCTTGATTATCTTTGAGAATGATTTGAGCATTTGGAGGTGGGTTAAAATATCCTCTGTTAAAAAACCCCTTAACACCGCGCCTATAGTTTAGATCATATTCATTCACGCCTTCAAAAATTTGATGTGTGCAAATTTTAATAACTCTATCTTTGATGGGGACTTCGCTTGGATTATAGAGATTATTTCCAGGCAACCAAGGCAAAAAATTTTGGG
This window of the Helicobacter sp. 12S02232-10 genome carries:
- a CDS encoding aspartate/tyrosine/aromatic aminotransferase translates to MLEKLSIAYLDSQGCEKTGLYNHFLYAEHLEYFDIYTRLKKGDLKDFKVAIIPTNIDEIHLSKNQSEIKTFLSDSKILISFAQNFLPWLPGNNLYNPSEVPIKDRVIKICTHQIFEGVNEYDLNYRRGVKGFFNRGYFNPPPNAQIILKDNQDQCVAYIDRTSSKGVILSTAGADLLGYGIFDTNTARRMGIGLLKWITEEMKQLKG